The following are encoded together in the Bubalus kerabau isolate K-KA32 ecotype Philippines breed swamp buffalo chromosome 3, PCC_UOA_SB_1v2, whole genome shotgun sequence genome:
- the RNF186 gene encoding E3 ubiquitin-protein ligase RNF186, which yields MACPKIPQQPQLVCQKATPSDPAGCDGGPGGPTEGDLECLVCREPYSGVRPPKLLGCQHAFCAVCLKLLLCVQDDAWSIPCPLCRKVTAVPGGLVCTLRDQENVLARLARPGLEVPLSPQGLANPAALTAGQPSTAGEEEQDAVSANRAAARRLAAHLLLLVLLIVLILPFIYPGVIRWVLSFLVTLALLLALLFCSHPGQQGGCVPTPRTLFCRERKPSEIASIS from the coding sequence ATGGCCTGCCCCAAGATCCCGCAGCAGCCCCAGCTGGTCTGCCAAAAAGCCACCCCCTCCGACCCCGCGGGCTGCGATGGAGGTCCTGGCGGCCCCACGGAGGGTGACCTGGAGTGCCTGGTGTGCCGGGAGCCCTACAGTGGCGTCCGGCCGCCCAAGTTGCTGGGCTGCCAGCACGCCTTCTGCGCCGTCTGCCTGAAGCTGCTGCTGTGCGTGCAGGACGATGCCTGGTCCATCCCCTGCCCTCTGTGCCGCAAGGTCACGGCCGTCCCCGGGGGCCTCGTCTGCACCCTGCGCGACCAGGAGAACGTGCTGGCACGGCTAGCCCGGCCGGGCCTGGAGGTGCCACTCAGCCCTCAGGGGCTGGCGAACCCTGCCGCTCTGACAGCAGGGCAGCCCAGCACGGCCGGAGAGGAGGAGCAGGACGCGGTGAGCGCCAACCGCGCGGCGGCCCGGCGCCTGGCCGCGCACCTGCTCCTGCTGGTCCTGCTCATCGTCCTCATCCTGCCCTTCATCTACCCCGGCGTCATCCGGTGGGTGCTCAGCTTCCTCGTCACCCTGGCCCTGCTGCTGGCTCTGCTCTTCTGCTCTCACCCCGGCCAGCAGGGCGGCTGCGTGCCCACCCCCAGGACTCTCTTCTGCAGAGAGCGGAAACCCAGCGAGATCGCCTCCATCTCCTGA